One region of Xylanibacillus composti genomic DNA includes:
- the recR gene encoding recombination mediator RecR, with protein MYYPEPIAKLIDSFTRLPGIGSKTAARLAFHVLRMDEENVVEFAKALVSVKRNLLYCSVCCNITDTDPCRICQDKTRDPSCICVVQEPKDLIAMERMKEYNGKYHVLHGAISPMEGIGPDELRVSELLNRLTDERVQELILATNPNIEGEATAMYLSRLVKPFELRVTRIAHGLPVGGDLEYADEVTLSKALEGRREI; from the coding sequence TTGTACTACCCGGAACCGATAGCGAAGCTGATAGACTCATTTACCCGCTTGCCGGGCATAGGCAGCAAGACGGCGGCTCGCTTGGCCTTTCATGTCCTGCGTATGGATGAGGAGAACGTCGTCGAATTTGCAAAAGCGCTGGTTAGCGTGAAGCGCAATTTGCTGTATTGCTCTGTATGCTGCAATATTACGGATACTGATCCTTGCCGGATATGTCAGGACAAAACCCGGGACCCTTCCTGTATCTGTGTTGTTCAGGAGCCCAAGGATCTGATCGCCATGGAACGAATGAAGGAATACAATGGCAAGTATCATGTGCTGCATGGGGCGATTTCACCCATGGAAGGAATAGGACCCGATGAGCTGCGCGTATCCGAATTGCTGAATCGGCTTACCGATGAACGGGTGCAGGAATTGATACTGGCGACGAACCCCAATATTGAAGGAGAGGCTACAGCCATGTACCTTTCCCGATTAGTGAAGCCGTTCGAATTGCGGGTAACGCGCATTGCGCATGGGCTTCCGGTTGGCGGGGATTTGGAATATGCGGACGAAGTCACGCTGTCCAAAGCGCTTGAAGGCCGCAGGGAAATATGA
- a CDS encoding pro-sigmaK processing inhibitor BofA family protein: MHNVMLGVLVVSMLALFILVLKKRSSGRLLGYAVFHALAAAVALYLLNTTQMLGDLTIPINPVSVMVMAVLGVPGLILLIALKVAVI, from the coding sequence ATGCACAATGTGATGCTAGGCGTGCTAGTTGTCTCCATGTTGGCACTGTTCATATTGGTGTTGAAAAAGCGTTCCTCGGGCCGACTGCTTGGATACGCTGTGTTCCATGCATTGGCTGCGGCAGTTGCCCTATATCTGCTGAATACGACTCAAATGCTCGGCGATCTGACGATTCCGATCAATCCGGTATCTGTTATGGTGATGGCTGTACTGGGAGTCCCGGGATTGATTTTGCTGATTGCGCTAAAGGTTGCAGTGATATGA
- a CDS encoding YbaB/EbfC family nucleoid-associated protein encodes MRGNSQMNQMMKQVKKMQEQMLKAQEELGNKTVEGSAGGGVVTAVANGHKKLISVTIKPEAVDPDDVEMLQDLVLTAVNDALNQADELANQDMGKYTGGLNIPGLF; translated from the coding sequence ATGCGTGGCAATAGCCAGATGAACCAGATGATGAAGCAAGTGAAGAAAATGCAGGAGCAAATGCTGAAAGCCCAAGAGGAACTCGGGAACAAGACGGTCGAGGGCTCCGCTGGCGGCGGTGTGGTCACTGCAGTGGCCAACGGTCATAAGAAGCTGATCAGCGTAACCATTAAGCCGGAGGCTGTAGATCCGGATGATGTGGAAATGCTTCAGGACCTTGTGTTGACTGCTGTGAACGATGCATTGAATCAGGCGGATGAGCTGGCTAATCAAGATATGGGCAAATATACCGGCGGCTTGAATATTCCGGGCTTGTTCTAA
- a CDS encoding DUF2508 family protein, whose protein sequence is MGLRNLWRWLPGQAASQEPERRQPVSQDMALYREIKDAEHNWRVAEQRMNEAVDKDQIDYAIYTLEAAEKRYEMLIRQAKQRKLRIGFAEWAQYLEEERIRKGGTG, encoded by the coding sequence ATGGGGTTGCGCAACTTATGGCGCTGGCTTCCCGGGCAAGCGGCGAGCCAGGAGCCTGAACGAAGGCAGCCGGTTTCGCAGGACATGGCACTTTACAGGGAAATCAAGGATGCCGAGCATAATTGGCGAGTGGCAGAGCAGCGTATGAATGAAGCAGTGGACAAGGACCAGATCGATTATGCCATCTATACGCTGGAAGCGGCCGAAAAGAGATATGAGATGCTGATACGCCAAGCAAAGCAGCGGAAGCTGAGAATCGGATTTGCCGAATGGGCCCAATACTTGGAGGAAGAACGCATTCGCAAGGGAGGGACAGGGTGA